In Serratia marcescens subsp. marcescens ATCC 13880, a single genomic region encodes these proteins:
- the puuR gene encoding HTH-type transcriptional regulator PuuR gives MSEASLAPGKRLSQIRQQLGLSQRRVAELSGLTHSAISTIEQDKVSPAISTLQKLLKVYGLSLSEFFAEPEAVDEPRVVIDAEDLIEIGSQGVSMKLVHNGSPTRNLAMMLETYQPGTTTGEKIKHQGEEIGTLLEGEIVLTINGQSYCLTAGQSYAINTGIPHSFSNTSARICRIVSAHTPTTF, from the coding sequence ATGAGCGAAGCCAGCTTGGCACCGGGCAAACGCCTGTCACAGATCCGTCAGCAATTGGGTTTGTCGCAGCGCCGGGTCGCCGAACTGTCCGGGTTAACCCACAGTGCGATCAGCACCATCGAACAGGACAAGGTCAGCCCGGCCATCAGCACGCTGCAAAAGCTGCTGAAGGTGTATGGCCTGTCGCTGTCTGAATTCTTTGCCGAACCGGAGGCCGTCGACGAACCGCGCGTGGTGATCGACGCCGAAGATCTGATTGAGATCGGCAGCCAGGGGGTGTCGATGAAGCTGGTGCACAACGGCAGCCCGACGCGCAACCTGGCGATGATGCTGGAAACTTACCAGCCCGGCACCACCACCGGCGAAAAGATCAAGCATCAGGGCGAAGAGATCGGCACCCTGCTGGAGGGCGAGATCGTGCTGACCATCAACGGCCAGAGCTATTGCCTGACCGCCGGTCAGAGTTACGCCATCAACACCGGCATTCCGCACAGCTTCAGCAATACGTCGGCGCGCATTTGCCGCATCGTCAGCGCACACACCCCTACCACCTTCTGA
- a CDS encoding APC family permease, whose product MSDNTLNAAPAQRTQLRKTLTLVPVVMMGLAYLQPMTIFDTFGIVSGLTDGHVATAYAFALLAILFTALSYGKLVKKFPSAGSAYTYAQKAISPHVGFMVGWSSLLDYLFMPMINILLAKIYLEAIFPGVPSWIFVAVLVGLMTIFNLRGIKLVANLNSIIVVVQVAIMIVFLGLVINGVYHGEGAGTLVSSRPFWSDNAHVVPMITGATILCFSFLGFDGISSLSEETKDAEKVIPKAIFLTALIGGIIFIVVSYFVQLYFPDISRFKDPDASQPEIMLYVAGKFFQSVILVFSCVTVLASGMAAHAGVSRLMYVMGRDGVFPTRFFGYVHPKWRTPALNVLLVGAIALSAVSFDLVTATALINFGALVAFTFVNLSVISQFYIRDKMNRTVKDTFNYLILPVMGALTVGALWINLEASSMTLGLVWAAIGLIYLAFVTRSFRLPVPQASEDAA is encoded by the coding sequence ATGTCCGATAACACCCTTAACGCCGCTCCGGCTCAGCGCACTCAGCTGCGTAAAACCCTGACATTGGTTCCGGTAGTGATGATGGGTCTGGCTTATCTGCAGCCAATGACCATCTTCGATACCTTCGGCATCGTATCCGGCCTGACCGATGGTCACGTCGCGACCGCGTACGCCTTCGCTCTGCTGGCGATCCTGTTTACCGCCCTGAGCTACGGCAAGCTGGTGAAGAAGTTCCCTTCCGCCGGTTCCGCCTACACCTACGCCCAGAAAGCCATCAGTCCGCACGTCGGCTTTATGGTGGGCTGGTCATCGCTGCTGGACTACCTGTTCATGCCGATGATCAACATTTTGCTGGCCAAGATTTACCTGGAAGCGATCTTCCCGGGCGTCCCGTCCTGGATCTTCGTGGCGGTGCTGGTCGGGTTGATGACGATTTTCAACCTGCGCGGCATCAAGCTGGTGGCTAACCTGAACTCCATCATCGTGGTGGTGCAGGTGGCGATCATGATCGTGTTCCTGGGCCTGGTGATCAACGGCGTTTACCACGGCGAAGGCGCCGGTACGCTGGTCAGCAGCCGCCCGTTCTGGTCCGATAACGCTCACGTGGTGCCGATGATTACCGGCGCGACCATCCTGTGCTTCTCGTTCCTGGGCTTCGACGGCATCAGCTCGCTGTCCGAAGAAACCAAAGACGCAGAGAAAGTGATCCCGAAAGCCATCTTCCTGACGGCGCTGATCGGCGGCATCATCTTTATCGTGGTGTCTTACTTCGTGCAGCTGTATTTCCCGGACATCTCGCGCTTCAAGGATCCTGACGCGTCGCAGCCTGAAATCATGCTGTACGTGGCGGGCAAGTTCTTCCAGTCGGTGATCCTGGTGTTCTCCTGCGTGACGGTATTGGCGTCAGGCATGGCGGCGCACGCGGGCGTTTCGCGTCTGATGTACGTGATGGGCCGCGACGGCGTGTTCCCGACTCGCTTCTTCGGCTATGTGCATCCGAAGTGGCGTACCCCGGCGCTGAACGTGCTGCTGGTTGGCGCCATCGCGCTGTCCGCAGTGTCGTTTGATCTGGTGACCGCGACTGCGCTGATCAACTTCGGTGCGCTGGTGGCCTTCACCTTCGTCAACCTGTCGGTGATCTCGCAGTTCTATATTCGCGACAAGATGAACCGCACCGTGAAGGACACGTTCAACTACCTGATCTTGCCGGTGATGGGCGCACTGACCGTCGGCGCGCTGTGGATCAACCTGGAAGCCAGCTCGATGACGCTGGGCCTGGTCTGGGCGGCCATCGGCCTGATCTACCTGGCCTTCGTCACCCGCAGCTTCCGTCTGCCGGTGCCGCAAGCGAGCGAAGACGCCGCCTAA
- a CDS encoding glutamine synthetase family protein — translation MQTNSAAVEHFAQHHEERRSSAFQNEVAHYLERHPATQYVDILLTDLNGSFRGKRIPVSGLKKLEKGSYFPASVFAMDILGNVVEETGLGQELGEPDRICLPVPGSLTPSAADPEHIGQVLLTMLDEDGTPFDVEPRNVLNRVWQALRQRGLFPVAAVELEFYLIDRLRDAEGDLQPPCAPGTQERNTQSQVYSVDNLNHFAEVLNDIDALAKLQGLPADGAVAEASPGQFEVNLRHTDDILLACDHALALKRLVRLVAENHGMHATFMAKPYEDYAGSGMHVHVSMQDGAGNNLFADGEGEDSPLLKQALAGMITLMPASMALLAPNVNAYRRFQPGMYVPIQAAWGHNNRTVALRIPCGEPENHRVEYRVAGADANPYLVMAAILAGMLYGLDNALPLPEPVTGNGLEQEGLPLPIRQSDALYEFEHQHALTHYLGERFTQVYHACKTDELLQFERRVTETEIDWMLKNA, via the coding sequence ATGCAAACCAATAGCGCAGCAGTTGAACATTTTGCACAGCATCATGAAGAGAGGCGAAGTAGCGCGTTCCAAAATGAGGTTGCTCATTATTTGGAACGCCATCCCGCCACGCAGTATGTCGATATCCTTCTCACCGATCTCAATGGTTCCTTCCGCGGCAAGCGCATACCCGTCTCAGGGTTGAAAAAACTGGAAAAAGGCAGCTACTTCCCCGCGTCGGTGTTCGCCATGGACATCCTCGGCAACGTGGTGGAGGAGACCGGTCTTGGGCAGGAGCTCGGCGAGCCTGATCGCATTTGTCTGCCGGTGCCCGGCTCGCTGACGCCGTCGGCCGCCGATCCGGAGCATATCGGCCAGGTGTTGCTGACCATGCTGGATGAAGATGGCACTCCCTTTGACGTTGAACCCCGTAATGTGCTGAACCGCGTGTGGCAGGCGCTGCGACAGCGCGGCTTGTTCCCGGTGGCAGCGGTAGAGCTGGAGTTTTATCTCATCGATAGGCTGCGCGACGCGGAAGGCGATTTGCAGCCGCCGTGTGCGCCCGGTACCCAGGAGCGCAACACCCAAAGCCAGGTGTATTCCGTCGATAACCTGAACCATTTCGCTGAGGTGCTGAACGATATCGACGCGCTGGCGAAGCTGCAGGGGCTGCCGGCGGACGGCGCAGTGGCGGAGGCGTCGCCGGGACAGTTCGAGGTCAATCTGCGTCATACCGACGATATTTTGCTGGCCTGCGATCACGCGCTGGCGCTGAAGCGGCTGGTGCGGCTGGTGGCCGAGAACCACGGTATGCACGCCACCTTTATGGCCAAACCCTATGAGGATTACGCCGGCAGCGGCATGCACGTGCATGTCAGCATGCAGGACGGGGCGGGCAACAACCTGTTCGCCGACGGCGAAGGCGAGGATTCACCGTTGCTGAAACAGGCGCTGGCCGGAATGATCACCCTGATGCCGGCGTCGATGGCGCTGCTGGCGCCGAACGTCAATGCCTATCGGCGTTTCCAGCCGGGGATGTATGTGCCGATCCAGGCAGCCTGGGGCCACAACAATCGCACCGTGGCGCTGCGCATCCCCTGCGGCGAACCGGAGAATCATCGGGTGGAGTACCGCGTGGCCGGCGCCGACGCCAATCCGTATCTGGTGATGGCGGCGATCCTGGCCGGCATGCTGTACGGGTTGGACAACGCGCTGCCGTTGCCTGAGCCGGTGACCGGCAACGGGCTGGAGCAGGAGGGGCTGCCGCTGCCGATCCGCCAGAGCGATGCGCTGTACGAGTTTGAACATCAGCACGCGTTGACCCACTATCTGGGCGAGCGTTTCACCCAGGTGTATCACGCCTGCAAGACGGACGAATTGCTGCAGTTTGAACGGCGGGTGACGGAAACCGAGATCGACTGGATGTTGAAAAATGCCTGA
- a CDS encoding sugar ABC transporter ATP-binding protein, giving the protein MSTATPSRLEMRNISIAFAGFNALQDVDFTLQGGSIHALVGANGAGKSTLMAILSGAHDHYRGEILIDGQPVAIHSPLQARRHGIHVVQQEVDVALIPTLSVAENIMLDWLNEPGHWLNWAELHRHAAQLLQQWALPLNPRRRLADCTLAEKQQVLLARALSHRCRFLVLDEPTAPLDRAESERLFNVVRRLQSEGIGIVFISHRIHELSDICDRLTVLRDGRRVSEDAMRGLNGEQVVEKMLGHRLDDIFPPPRPPHPERTLLQVEGLRDRHKLRDVSLRLHEGEILGIAGLAGAGKTELCKALFGAGAVQLERGELRGQPWAPRAPHLSVEQGLALVPEERRKEGIFIDEAIPMNLSVSADDSFSRWSLFNRRQELRWAREIMQRLNIRASGPQQRLARLSGGNQQKVAIGKWLRGDAEVLIFDEPTKGVDIKAKQELFSLIDGLARAGKGVIYASGEFAELIGLCDRICVLWDGRIVAELNAADIDEETLLLYSTGGTPA; this is encoded by the coding sequence ATGTCAACCGCAACGCCTTCACGCCTCGAGATGCGCAATATCTCGATCGCCTTCGCCGGCTTCAACGCGCTGCAGGACGTGGACTTCACGCTGCAGGGCGGATCAATCCATGCGCTGGTCGGCGCCAACGGCGCGGGCAAGTCGACGCTGATGGCGATCCTCTCCGGCGCCCACGATCATTATCGCGGCGAGATCCTGATCGACGGCCAGCCGGTGGCGATCCACTCCCCGCTGCAGGCGCGCCGTCACGGTATTCACGTGGTGCAGCAAGAGGTCGACGTCGCGCTGATCCCCACGCTGTCGGTAGCGGAAAACATCATGCTCGACTGGCTGAACGAGCCGGGCCACTGGCTGAACTGGGCGGAGCTGCACCGCCACGCCGCGCAGCTGCTGCAGCAATGGGCGCTGCCGCTCAACCCGCGCAGACGCCTGGCGGACTGCACGCTGGCGGAAAAACAGCAGGTGCTGCTGGCGCGCGCGCTGTCGCACCGCTGCCGTTTTCTGGTGCTCGACGAGCCGACCGCGCCGCTCGATCGCGCCGAGAGCGAGCGCCTGTTTAACGTGGTGCGCCGCCTGCAATCCGAAGGCATCGGCATCGTGTTTATTTCCCACCGCATCCACGAACTGAGCGACATTTGCGATCGGCTGACGGTGCTGCGCGACGGCCGGCGCGTCAGCGAAGACGCCATGCGCGGGCTGAACGGCGAACAGGTCGTCGAGAAGATGCTCGGCCATCGGCTGGACGACATTTTCCCGCCGCCGCGCCCGCCGCACCCAGAGCGAACGCTGCTGCAGGTGGAGGGCTTGCGCGATCGCCATAAGCTGCGCGACGTTTCGCTGCGGTTGCATGAGGGCGAGATCCTCGGCATCGCCGGGCTGGCCGGGGCGGGCAAAACCGAACTGTGCAAGGCATTGTTCGGCGCCGGCGCCGTGCAGCTCGAGCGCGGCGAACTGCGCGGGCAGCCCTGGGCGCCACGCGCGCCGCACCTGTCGGTCGAACAAGGATTGGCGCTGGTGCCGGAAGAACGCCGCAAAGAAGGCATTTTCATCGACGAGGCGATCCCGATGAACCTGAGCGTCAGCGCCGACGACAGCTTTTCGCGCTGGAGCCTGTTCAACCGGCGGCAAGAACTGCGCTGGGCGCGCGAGATCATGCAGCGTCTGAACATTCGCGCCTCCGGCCCGCAACAGCGGCTGGCGCGCCTGTCAGGCGGCAATCAGCAAAAAGTGGCGATCGGCAAATGGCTGCGCGGCGACGCCGAGGTGCTGATCTTCGATGAGCCGACCAAGGGCGTGGACATCAAGGCCAAACAGGAGCTGTTCAGCCTGATCGACGGCCTGGCCCGCGCCGGGAAAGGCGTGATTTACGCCTCCGGCGAGTTCGCCGAGCTGATTGGCCTGTGCGATCGCATCTGCGTGCTGTGGGACGGCCGC